The proteins below are encoded in one region of Haladaptatus sp. R4:
- a CDS encoding metallophosphoesterase, whose protein sequence is MKVGILSDVHSNRIALDAVLDDMPSVEALLCAGDVVGYNPWPAECVDIVRDRATACVMGNHDRAVVSETPFAFNGMAQAGVEHARDELNDLQREWLARLPDSRLACDGRVRIVHGHPDDPDHYTYPEEFDADMLGDEDVLVMGHTHVQHHETYDEGIVMNPGSVGQPRDGDPRAAYAVLDLDDMTVDERRVEYDIGTVQEAVREAGLPDKIGTRLELGR, encoded by the coding sequence ATGAAAGTCGGTATTCTCTCGGACGTTCACTCGAATCGCATCGCGCTCGATGCCGTTCTCGATGATATGCCCTCCGTCGAGGCGTTGCTCTGTGCCGGTGACGTGGTCGGCTACAACCCGTGGCCCGCCGAATGCGTCGATATCGTCCGCGACCGAGCCACGGCGTGCGTGATGGGCAATCACGACCGAGCGGTCGTCTCGGAGACGCCGTTCGCGTTCAACGGCATGGCGCAGGCGGGCGTCGAGCACGCTCGTGACGAACTCAACGATTTGCAACGGGAGTGGCTCGCCCGCCTTCCGGACTCGCGTCTCGCGTGCGATGGCCGCGTGAGAATCGTCCACGGTCATCCGGACGACCCGGACCACTACACCTACCCCGAGGAGTTCGACGCCGACATGCTCGGCGACGAGGACGTCCTCGTCATGGGTCACACGCACGTCCAACATCACGAAACGTACGACGAGGGTATCGTGATGAACCCCGGCAGCGTCGGCCAACCGCGCGACGGCGACCCCCGCGCGGCCTACGCGGTTCTGGACCTCGACGACATGACGGTGGACGAACGACGCGTCGAGTACGACATCGGGACGGTGCAGGAAGCGGTTCGGGAAGCCGGATTGCCTGACAAGATCGGCACGCGATTGGAGTTGGGTCGGTAG
- a CDS encoding IMP cyclohydrolase produces MYIGRFIVVGPETGAYRVSSRSFPNRKAVAREDTVTVGPTEDAPETDNPYISYNCARIVGDTAVIGNGSQVDPIAEKIELGYPARDALAECLLSLDYEKDDYDTPRIAGTVGEESYIGIVRRDALLVREVTEPTLVATYEKDAPESFDFEADNAESAASTAYDLDFEHPVCAVGVTRNGGNDGFDLAVENGN; encoded by the coding sequence ATGTACATCGGACGCTTCATCGTCGTCGGACCGGAGACAGGCGCGTATCGAGTTTCGTCGCGGTCGTTCCCGAATCGGAAGGCGGTCGCGCGTGAGGACACCGTCACTGTCGGGCCGACCGAGGACGCGCCGGAGACGGACAACCCGTATATCTCGTACAACTGCGCTCGCATCGTCGGCGACACGGCCGTCATCGGCAACGGTTCGCAGGTGGACCCGATCGCGGAGAAGATCGAACTCGGCTACCCGGCGCGCGATGCTCTCGCCGAGTGTCTGCTCTCGCTGGACTACGAGAAGGACGACTACGACACGCCGCGAATCGCGGGGACGGTCGGCGAGGAATCGTACATCGGTATCGTCCGACGCGATGCCCTGCTGGTGCGGGAAGTGACGGAACCGACGCTCGTCGCAACCTACGAGAAGGACGCACCGGAGTCGTTCGATTTCGAGGCTGACAACGCCGAGAGCGCGGCGAGCACCGCCTACGACCTCGACTTCGAGCATCCCGTCTGTGCGGTCGGCGTTACTCGCAACGGCGGAAACGACGGATTCGACCTCGCTGTCGAGAACGGGAATTAA
- a CDS encoding FAD-dependent monooxygenase has product MTTDVRYGTDMRVLVVGGGIAGLTLAGLLEGRGFSPDVVEKSENYGGLGYTLSLWPAGSNVLKGLGKYDELLGDADQFEEYHVFNHNGEQLHEYDMGSLADEYGETFLVWRPNLIDVLQTTVSEGTIRMGTTVTDVAQHADGVDVTFTDGTTGTYDLVVGADGIHSTVRELVFGDVELTYHDMTGWAFWVDPSMATTGEVQEHWGAGRFVGLYPTEDKLACFLAATAPEGTPDPVDERIERIRTTFDDMSGLVPDILDEIDDPATMWHDDFYDLHMDEWTKGRVVLIGDAGHAILPTAGVGASMAMESAAVLADELTRTDSKFIEQALSHYVSRRRDRVDTVQKKSRRLGSFVMVENYLLAGIRDQGVKFYSQERMEEYFQEFLSSEI; this is encoded by the coding sequence ATGACAACAGATGTACGATACGGTACCGACATGCGAGTTCTCGTCGTTGGTGGTGGAATCGCCGGGCTGACGCTGGCGGGACTGTTGGAAGGGAGAGGATTTTCGCCCGACGTCGTGGAGAAGTCCGAAAACTACGGCGGCCTCGGCTACACGCTCAGCCTGTGGCCCGCAGGGTCGAACGTGTTGAAGGGACTCGGTAAATACGACGAACTCCTCGGGGACGCCGACCAGTTCGAGGAGTACCACGTATTCAATCACAACGGAGAACAGCTACACGAGTACGATATGGGGAGCCTCGCGGACGAGTACGGTGAGACGTTCCTCGTTTGGCGACCAAACCTCATCGACGTGTTACAGACGACCGTTTCGGAGGGGACTATCAGGATGGGGACGACCGTCACGGACGTCGCCCAACACGCCGACGGAGTAGACGTCACCTTCACCGATGGCACGACTGGAACGTACGACCTCGTCGTCGGTGCCGACGGTATTCACTCGACAGTTCGGGAACTGGTGTTCGGCGACGTGGAGTTGACCTACCACGACATGACCGGGTGGGCGTTCTGGGTCGATCCCTCGATGGCGACGACGGGCGAGGTACAGGAACACTGGGGCGCGGGACGGTTCGTCGGACTGTATCCGACCGAAGACAAGTTGGCGTGCTTCCTCGCCGCCACCGCGCCGGAAGGAACACCGGATCCGGTCGACGAACGAATCGAGAGGATTCGAACGACTTTCGACGATATGAGCGGCCTGGTTCCGGATATTCTCGACGAGATAGACGATCCGGCGACGATGTGGCACGACGATTTCTACGACCTCCACATGGACGAGTGGACCAAGGGACGTGTCGTCCTGATCGGCGATGCCGGACATGCAATCCTGCCGACCGCTGGCGTCGGTGCGTCGATGGCGATGGAATCGGCGGCGGTTCTCGCGGACGAGTTGACCCGCACCGACTCGAAGTTTATCGAACAGGCCCTCTCCCACTACGTCTCCCGTCGCCGTGATCGGGTCGATACGGTACAGAAGAAGTCGCGTCGACTCGGTTCGTTCGTCATGGTCGAAAACTACCTCTTGGCGGGTATCCGCGACCAAGGCGTGAAGTTCTACTCCCAAGAACGGATGGAGGAGTATTTCCAGGAGTTCCTGTCGAGCGAGATCTGA
- a CDS encoding helix-turn-helix domain-containing protein has protein sequence MRYATVVVRWDAGDLHPLDDAVANASDVTIETTYYINPVRGGTYAELSRLRGDSARIRELLRKTPEVLDFDVPPGSDGITYTHYESSPLMDALLGVLFDHEIVLEWPVEFVDTGTDRGVRVTFLGTERALSAALNDVPPDFGIELERMGEYSPSISDPVATLTDRQQEVLAVAVREGYYEMPRETTHREIADELSVAPGTISKQLQRIEMTLISSLVAASR, from the coding sequence ATGAGGTATGCAACAGTCGTCGTTCGGTGGGATGCGGGCGACCTCCATCCGCTCGACGATGCGGTGGCAAACGCATCGGACGTTACCATCGAGACGACCTACTACATCAACCCGGTTCGTGGCGGGACGTACGCCGAGCTGAGCCGACTTCGGGGGGACTCAGCGCGGATACGCGAACTGTTACGGAAAACACCGGAGGTGTTGGACTTCGACGTTCCACCCGGAAGCGACGGCATCACGTACACCCACTACGAGTCCTCGCCGCTCATGGACGCACTGTTGGGTGTGCTGTTCGATCACGAAATCGTCCTCGAATGGCCGGTCGAATTCGTCGATACCGGCACCGACCGAGGCGTCCGGGTCACGTTCTTGGGAACGGAACGCGCACTGAGTGCCGCACTGAACGACGTTCCTCCCGACTTCGGAATCGAACTCGAACGGATGGGCGAGTACTCGCCATCGATTTCCGATCCGGTCGCAACGCTCACCGACCGCCAACAGGAGGTGTTGGCGGTGGCAGTCCGAGAGGGCTACTACGAGATGCCACGGGAAACGACGCATCGAGAGATAGCAGACGAACTCTCGGTCGCTCCTGGAACGATCAGCAAACAGTTACAACGTATCGAGATGACGTTGATTTCGTCGCTCGTGGCCGCGAGTCGGTAG
- a CDS encoding glycosyltransferase family 2 protein: MTTDVEDNSTSFGEEDIGEDSDERTESNETVPVLSVVLPTKNEEDGIAESIAQAREAIAESGLPGEIIVSDSSTDRTPQIAHEMGATVISPDKPGYGYAYRYAFDRARGEYIVIGDADNTYDFTELSNLLPHAVNGSADIVFGSRLSGTIEDGAMPWLHQHIGNPVLTKFVNTFYDAGISDSHSGFRVISRDALEQLELKTDGMEFATEMVVDAGSKGLKMKDVPITYHRRTGETTLNTFRDGWRHVKFMLLYAPGYLLSIPALIIALFGVVITGFSLSNTHFVGTVLGRSIDLFFGLQMLLVGSVLTVAGTQIGTLGIFLAATTVGDRFPKDTATQWMSQRLDPDYGIYSGLVLTLVGIGLLWNAVLGRNVGDPNSLAISEIQVVWLLVTIIGVQMLATGFYARTLLAREGVFET; this comes from the coding sequence ATGACAACTGATGTAGAAGATAATTCGACAAGTTTTGGAGAGGAAGATATCGGAGAGGATTCCGACGAGCGGACGGAGAGCAACGAGACGGTGCCCGTTCTCAGCGTCGTTCTGCCGACGAAAAACGAGGAGGACGGTATCGCGGAGAGCATCGCGCAAGCGAGGGAGGCCATCGCGGAAAGCGGACTACCCGGCGAAATCATCGTCAGCGACAGTTCGACCGATAGAACGCCGCAGATAGCCCACGAGATGGGTGCGACCGTCATCAGTCCGGACAAACCGGGATACGGCTACGCCTATCGATACGCGTTCGACCGCGCTCGTGGTGAGTACATCGTCATCGGCGACGCTGATAACACGTACGACTTCACGGAGTTGTCGAATCTGCTCCCGCACGCCGTGAACGGAAGCGCGGACATCGTTTTCGGAAGCCGTCTCTCGGGGACGATAGAGGACGGTGCGATGCCCTGGCTCCATCAACACATCGGTAACCCCGTGTTGACGAAGTTCGTGAACACCTTCTACGATGCGGGGATTTCCGACTCACACAGCGGATTTCGCGTCATTTCGCGTGATGCGCTCGAACAGCTCGAACTGAAAACCGACGGCATGGAGTTCGCCACCGAGATGGTCGTCGATGCGGGGTCGAAAGGGCTGAAGATGAAGGACGTACCGATAACGTATCACCGGCGAACCGGCGAGACGACGCTCAACACGTTCCGCGACGGCTGGCGGCACGTCAAGTTCATGTTGCTGTACGCGCCCGGCTATCTACTGTCCATTCCCGCGCTCATCATCGCTCTCTTTGGAGTCGTAATCACCGGATTTTCGCTGTCCAACACTCACTTCGTTGGCACTGTTCTCGGTCGATCGATCGACCTCTTCTTCGGCCTACAGATGCTGTTGGTCGGGAGCGTGCTGACGGTCGCCGGAACGCAGATCGGGACGCTCGGAATATTCCTCGCCGCGACTACTGTCGGGGACAGGTTTCCAAAGGATACTGCGACACAGTGGATGAGCCAACGGTTAGACCCGGATTACGGGATCTATTCGGGACTCGTTCTCACGCTCGTCGGAATTGGACTACTTTGGAACGCCGTCCTCGGCCGAAATGTAGGAGATCCGAACAGTCTCGCCATCAGTGAGATACAAGTCGTGTGGTTGCTAGTCACCATCATCGGCGTCCAGATGCTCGCAACGGGGTTTTACGCTCGAACGCTGCTGGCGAGGGAGGGGGTGTTCGAGACGTGA
- a CDS encoding glycosyltransferase family 4 protein: protein MSSTASEDGLKIAYVYDAVYPWVKGGAQKRVWEIARRMADDHDVHLYGMQYWDGPSIIERDGVTLHGVCEPADLYAGERRSIPQALYFAGHLTVPLLRESFDVIDCQSFPYFPCFSAKAHQLLRRSAFVVTWYEVWDDYWYEYLGRKGVFGKTVEQATTRLPPTIIAISEFVRGNLATIGRDEGVNVVPNGIDFYGVDAVEPAGNDWDILYVGRLSSHKNVDLLLDAVLDAEARLGRQLDCGIIGDGPESERLRAYARELGLSGSVTFLGSVESDEEVIGNFKDARLFVLPSTREGFPNTILEANACGVPSIVVDHEDNGGTAVVEDGVTGSIVDFSADALGREVATLVADDELRRRMSEDAREFARRHDWDRIVAEMETVYDRTIAKQ from the coding sequence GTGAGTTCGACCGCCAGCGAGGACGGCCTGAAAATCGCGTACGTGTACGACGCCGTCTACCCCTGGGTGAAAGGTGGCGCACAAAAGCGAGTCTGGGAGATTGCACGGCGGATGGCCGACGACCACGACGTCCACCTCTACGGCATGCAGTACTGGGACGGACCGTCGATCATCGAACGGGACGGAGTGACTCTGCACGGCGTCTGCGAGCCAGCGGACCTGTACGCCGGGGAGCGGCGCTCGATTCCACAAGCCCTGTACTTCGCGGGACATCTGACCGTTCCGCTGCTCCGCGAATCGTTCGACGTCATCGACTGCCAGTCGTTTCCGTACTTTCCGTGCTTCTCGGCGAAGGCCCACCAACTCCTTCGGCGCTCGGCGTTCGTCGTGACGTGGTACGAAGTGTGGGACGACTACTGGTACGAGTACCTCGGTCGGAAGGGGGTGTTCGGCAAAACGGTCGAGCAGGCGACCACGAGGCTCCCGCCGACGATAATCGCCATCTCGGAGTTCGTTCGCGGGAACTTGGCGACCATCGGGAGAGACGAGGGAGTCAACGTCGTTCCGAACGGTATCGACTTCTACGGCGTGGACGCCGTCGAACCGGCCGGAAACGACTGGGATATCCTGTACGTCGGTCGATTATCGAGCCACAAAAACGTCGATCTGTTACTCGACGCCGTTCTCGACGCCGAAGCACGGCTCGGTCGGCAGCTCGATTGTGGCATCATCGGTGACGGACCGGAGAGCGAGCGGTTGCGGGCCTACGCCCGTGAATTGGGTCTCTCGGGGAGTGTCACGTTTCTCGGATCGGTCGAGTCCGACGAGGAGGTTATCGGGAACTTCAAGGATGCGCGCCTGTTCGTCCTGCCGTCCACGCGGGAAGGCTTCCCGAACACGATTCTGGAGGCCAACGCCTGCGGTGTGCCGTCGATCGTCGTCGATCACGAAGACAACGGGGGGACAGCAGTCGTCGAAGACGGGGTTACCGGAAGTATCGTCGATTTCTCCGCCGACGCGCTGGGAAGGGAAGTGGCGACGCTCGTTGCGGACGACGAACTGCGTCGCCGGATGAGCGAGGACGCTCGCGAGTTCGCCCGTCGGCACGACTGGGATCGAATCGTCGCGGAAATGGAGACAGTGTATGACAGAACAATCGCCAAACAGTGA
- a CDS encoding NAD(P)-dependent oxidoreductase yields the protein MTEQSPNSEGGTGEENSVLVTGGAGFIGSHVAERLLESGWDVHVVDNCFAGSRDLVPDRATLYEVDIRSDEFRRLVRGVGPRRIVHLAALHYIPYCNEHPEEAFDVNVIGSRNVYRVAREIDDLESVVFASSAAVYPPGDAPNREEDEVEPIDIYGQTKLVGEDLLELFANDMEDENVSCVAARLFNVFGDDETNPHLIPAILDQLREGDRTLTLGNLTPKRDFVHVSDVANALVALSDGFDGTYRAFNVGTGTECSVREVVGYVGGLLGEDIEITQTEQRTRKSDRQHLCANVERIRTEIGWEPRLSFVDGLDDLLEREPIPAGAGEPVEREGEEKTAPDIEPTERER from the coding sequence ATGACAGAACAATCGCCAAACAGTGAAGGGGGAACAGGGGAAGAAAACAGCGTACTGGTAACGGGAGGTGCGGGATTCATCGGGTCACACGTCGCCGAACGCCTGCTCGAATCGGGGTGGGACGTCCACGTCGTGGACAACTGCTTTGCGGGAAGCAGGGACCTCGTTCCCGACCGGGCAACGTTGTACGAGGTAGATATCCGCTCCGACGAATTCCGTCGTCTCGTGCGGGGGGTCGGACCGCGACGGATCGTACACCTCGCCGCGCTCCACTACATTCCGTACTGCAACGAGCATCCCGAGGAGGCGTTCGACGTGAACGTCATTGGGTCGCGGAACGTCTATCGCGTCGCTCGCGAAATCGACGACCTCGAATCCGTGGTCTTCGCGTCGTCGGCTGCAGTGTACCCGCCGGGCGACGCGCCGAACCGGGAAGAGGACGAGGTCGAGCCGATAGACATCTACGGCCAAACGAAGCTCGTCGGCGAGGACCTCCTCGAACTGTTTGCGAACGATATGGAAGACGAGAATGTTTCCTGCGTCGCGGCACGGTTGTTCAACGTCTTCGGTGACGACGAGACGAACCCGCACCTCATTCCGGCAATTCTCGATCAGCTACGGGAGGGGGACCGGACGCTGACCCTCGGAAATCTCACGCCGAAGCGTGACTTCGTCCACGTGAGCGACGTTGCGAACGCGCTCGTCGCGCTCTCGGACGGATTCGATGGGACCTATCGTGCGTTCAACGTCGGTACGGGAACCGAATGCTCGGTCCGTGAGGTCGTCGGCTACGTCGGCGGGCTACTCGGCGAGGACATCGAAATCACCCAAACCGAGCAACGAACTCGCAAATCCGACCGTCAGCATCTCTGTGCGAACGTCGAGCGTATCCGGACCGAAATCGGATGGGAACCACGGCTGTCGTTCGTGGACGGGCTGGACGACTTGCTGGAACGCGAACCGATACCGGCCGGAGCGGGAGAGCCTGTCGAGCGGGAGGGAGAAGAAAAGACGGCACCCGATATCGAACCAACTGAAAGAGAGCGATAG
- a CDS encoding glycosyltransferase codes for MRILQTPPRYHPFIGGVEEYVATLSHQLVERGHDVTVLCARSDSKTPVEEVKNSVRIRRLPVAGHLANTPITPHFPRAVYEEAARADVIHTHMPTPWSADLSALVGAVTRTPTVLTYHNNVIGTGVASVMASAYNNIPLPTTLHLTDSVITTQQSYLRRARPLKSVRSKVECIPNGVDIRRFRPMSVSSEAKRSLGFASDRDNVLFLSALDEYHRYKGLDVLLAAMASLAETTEMPPKLVVGGDGVLRAEYQAEARQLGIDDHVRFVGRIPDAELVTAYNAADTFVLPSTDPDQEGFGLVLLEALATGTPVVSTDIVGVANDIESVGVGKVVTRHDPNALAEGIRDVLDWEDDPLSDRCRSLCEERYSARTNAEQVLSVYADLVEAER; via the coding sequence ATGCGAATACTACAGACTCCGCCGCGATATCATCCGTTTATCGGAGGTGTCGAGGAGTACGTCGCCACGCTCTCACACCAGTTGGTCGAGCGTGGACACGACGTGACCGTGCTCTGTGCGCGGTCGGATTCGAAGACTCCGGTCGAGGAGGTCAAAAATTCGGTTCGAATCCGACGGCTACCGGTGGCTGGCCATCTGGCAAACACGCCGATAACGCCACACTTTCCGCGTGCGGTGTACGAGGAGGCGGCCCGAGCGGACGTGATACACACCCACATGCCGACGCCGTGGAGTGCCGATTTGAGCGCGTTGGTCGGTGCCGTCACCCGAACGCCGACGGTGCTCACGTACCACAACAACGTCATTGGAACCGGAGTCGCGAGTGTGATGGCAAGCGCGTACAACAACATTCCGCTCCCGACGACGCTTCACCTAACCGACAGCGTCATCACTACACAGCAGTCGTACCTTCGGCGGGCACGCCCGTTGAAATCGGTTCGTTCGAAAGTCGAGTGCATCCCCAACGGCGTCGATATTCGTCGGTTCCGACCGATGTCCGTCTCATCGGAAGCGAAGCGGTCGCTCGGATTCGCGTCCGATCGTGACAACGTGCTCTTTCTCAGCGCGCTGGACGAATATCATCGGTACAAGGGTCTCGACGTGTTGTTAGCGGCGATGGCGTCGCTCGCTGAAACCACGGAAATGCCACCGAAACTCGTCGTCGGCGGTGACGGTGTTCTTCGGGCCGAGTACCAAGCCGAGGCACGGCAACTCGGCATCGACGATCACGTTCGATTCGTCGGACGTATTCCGGATGCCGAACTGGTGACAGCGTACAACGCGGCGGATACGTTCGTCCTCCCGTCGACCGATCCCGATCAAGAAGGGTTCGGCCTCGTCCTCTTGGAGGCGCTTGCGACCGGAACGCCGGTCGTCTCGACGGACATCGTCGGTGTAGCGAACGACATCGAATCTGTTGGTGTCGGGAAAGTCGTCACACGTCACGACCCGAACGCGCTTGCCGAGGGAATTCGGGATGTACTCGACTGGGAAGACGATCCGCTGTCCGATCGTTGTCGGTCGCTGTGTGAAGAGCGGTACTCGGCACGAACGAATGCGGAGCAGGTGTTGAGCGTTTACGCCGACCTCGTCGAAGCGGAGCGCTGA
- a CDS encoding flippase, which yields MKSGLYGRLFSGGLIILVGNVLGMGIAFLTRIVLARLLGVSGYGILAFCVSLLELLVLLTSLGLEEGVARNIPRAEDSGSVFLTAVEVAFATAVGAAVALALLSSIVSRLFLVPSAVPVVILFALALPFQSVVWLSLGGFRGIGDASRIAFVQNVVLRGAIIVLAVAGIYLGYGIVGAAAGWALGTAITAGLSIFILVRETDLLSSTQRTFTRLSEHTGPLLRFSVPLVIATAAWQLIQATDDMIIGYSLSPAQIGVFDAAFTTGRIMLLFVWSFSALFLPIFSQLDDEDADTEEMSRLYTLMAKWVVVLTLPIFLFVVGFPEAIMTALFGDAYASGGLVLAIVVVGFFVEVATGMTRAALTAIGDTRFIFWTTTGTLVANVVLGFLLISSFGIGGVAAATALTYAALNVASAVRLYLVREFHAISSALVRVTVSTTVLFALLYVAFGSWIRSSLLTVLLAGMGFYAVHLIVFFAVGGLETEDMTLLRQYTSTIPINLQPLFDLLERG from the coding sequence ATGAAGAGCGGACTTTACGGGCGACTCTTCAGCGGGGGACTCATCATCCTCGTCGGAAACGTGCTGGGGATGGGTATCGCCTTCTTGACCCGTATCGTGCTGGCGCGACTCCTCGGCGTCAGCGGCTACGGTATCCTTGCGTTTTGCGTGTCGCTTCTCGAACTGCTCGTTCTCCTCACCAGTCTCGGGTTGGAAGAGGGCGTCGCGCGGAACATTCCCCGCGCCGAAGATTCCGGTAGTGTGTTCCTGACCGCCGTGGAGGTCGCTTTCGCTACGGCGGTCGGCGCGGCAGTCGCGCTCGCACTTCTTTCGAGTATCGTTTCGCGTCTCTTTCTCGTTCCGAGCGCCGTTCCCGTCGTCATCCTCTTTGCCCTCGCGCTTCCGTTCCAGTCTGTCGTTTGGCTGTCTCTCGGCGGCTTTCGCGGAATCGGGGACGCGTCCCGAATCGCATTCGTGCAGAACGTCGTGCTCCGAGGCGCCATCATCGTTCTCGCCGTCGCTGGCATCTACCTCGGGTACGGTATCGTCGGAGCGGCCGCCGGATGGGCGCTCGGGACCGCGATTACCGCCGGTCTCTCCATCTTCATTCTCGTGCGGGAGACCGACTTGCTCTCGTCGACACAGCGAACCTTCACCCGTCTCTCCGAACACACGGGTCCACTGCTCCGGTTTTCGGTCCCGCTCGTCATCGCAACGGCGGCGTGGCAACTCATTCAGGCGACTGACGACATGATCATCGGATACTCGCTTTCCCCCGCTCAAATCGGAGTATTCGACGCGGCATTCACGACCGGCCGAATCATGCTCCTCTTCGTCTGGTCGTTCTCGGCGCTCTTCCTGCCCATCTTCTCGCAACTGGACGACGAGGACGCGGACACCGAGGAGATGTCGCGTCTTTACACGCTGATGGCGAAGTGGGTCGTCGTCCTCACGCTTCCCATCTTCCTGTTCGTCGTCGGCTTTCCCGAGGCGATAATGACCGCCCTCTTCGGCGATGCGTACGCGTCCGGCGGACTGGTGTTGGCCATCGTCGTCGTCGGTTTCTTCGTCGAGGTGGCGACCGGAATGACCCGCGCGGCGCTGACGGCCATCGGCGACACGCGGTTTATCTTCTGGACGACGACCGGAACCCTCGTCGCCAACGTCGTGCTCGGTTTCCTGTTGATTTCGTCGTTCGGTATCGGTGGTGTCGCGGCAGCGACTGCGCTGACGTATGCCGCGCTTAACGTCGCTTCGGCGGTGCGGTTGTACCTCGTTCGGGAGTTTCACGCGATTTCGAGTGCACTCGTTCGCGTCACGGTATCCACGACCGTCCTTTTCGCCCTGCTGTACGTCGCCTTCGGGTCGTGGATTCGGTCGTCGCTGTTAACGGTGCTCCTTGCGGGAATGGGGTTTTACGCCGTTCACCTCATCGTGTTCTTCGCTGTAGGTGGACTCGAAACGGAGGACATGACCTTACTGCGACAGTACACGAGCACGATTCCGATCAACTTGCAGCCGCTGTTCGATCTGCTTGAGCGCGGATGA